The Rissa tridactyla isolate bRisTri1 chromosome 16, bRisTri1.patW.cur.20221130, whole genome shotgun sequence genome includes a window with the following:
- the LOC128918343 gene encoding transcription factor HES-5-like isoform X2, giving the protein MWKAALQGFRMDTKLLRKPVVEKMRRDRINSSIEQLKLLLEKEFQRHQPNSKLEKADILEMTVSYLKQQSQLQMKTAGSFHKSSQFDFREGYSRCLQEAFHFLSLHKVRTETQTKLLSHFQKSRSAATEVAFSPGNPSTLKQASPKDAGTLWRPW; this is encoded by the exons CTGAGGAAGCCGGTGGTGGAGAAGATGCGCCGTGACCGGATTAACAGCAGCATCGAGCAGCTGAAACTGCTCCTGGAGAAGGAGTTTCAGAGACACCAGCCCAACTCCAAGCTGGAGAAAGCCGACATCCTGGAGATGACCGTCAGCTACCTGaaacagcagagccagctgcagaTGAAGA ctGCAGGATCCTTCCACAAAAGCTCTCAATTTGACTTCAGAGAGGGCTATTCTAGGTGTTTGCAAGAAGCTTTCCATTTCCTCTCTCTTCATAAAGTACGAACTGAGACACAGACCAAACTTTTAAGCCACTTCCAGAAGAGCCGGTCAGCTGCTACGGAGGTCGCCTTTTCCCCTGGGAACCCCAGCACCCTGAAGCAAGCGTCTCCGAAAGATGCTGGTACGCTCTGGAGGCCCTGGTAG
- the LOC128918343 gene encoding transcription factor HES-5-like isoform X1 codes for MAPSTVFMEPDNLLTPKEKNKLRKPVVEKMRRDRINSSIEQLKLLLEKEFQRHQPNSKLEKADILEMTVSYLKQQSQLQMKTAGSFHKSSQFDFREGYSRCLQEAFHFLSLHKVRTETQTKLLSHFQKSRSAATEVAFSPGNPSTLKQASPKDAGTLWRPW; via the exons ATGGCTCCCAGCACTGTGTTCATGGAGCCCGACAACCTGCTGACgccaaaggagaaaaacaaa CTGAGGAAGCCGGTGGTGGAGAAGATGCGCCGTGACCGGATTAACAGCAGCATCGAGCAGCTGAAACTGCTCCTGGAGAAGGAGTTTCAGAGACACCAGCCCAACTCCAAGCTGGAGAAAGCCGACATCCTGGAGATGACCGTCAGCTACCTGaaacagcagagccagctgcagaTGAAGA ctGCAGGATCCTTCCACAAAAGCTCTCAATTTGACTTCAGAGAGGGCTATTCTAGGTGTTTGCAAGAAGCTTTCCATTTCCTCTCTCTTCATAAAGTACGAACTGAGACACAGACCAAACTTTTAAGCCACTTCCAGAAGAGCCGGTCAGCTGCTACGGAGGTCGCCTTTTCCCCTGGGAACCCCAGCACCCTGAAGCAAGCGTCTCCGAAAGATGCTGGTACGCTCTGGAGGCCCTGGTAG
- the LOC128918345 gene encoding transcription factor HES-5-like → MAPSNTLMMHMEEKLLPKEKNKLRKPVVEKMRRDRINSSIEQLKLLLEKEFQRHQPNSKLEKADILEVAVSYLKQQSQLQHQTFIHKNLEQDFNSGYLRCLKEAMHFLSYYEPKKETQVQLIKHFCKAQMGADVLYAPALCSPPLSPCLFARKQPAQKTVAAAPTIWRPW, encoded by the exons ATGGCTCCCAGTAACACTCTCATGATGCACATGGAGGAGAAactgctgccaaaagaaaagaacaaa CTGAGGAAGCCGGTGGTGGAGAAAATGCGCCGTGACCGGATTAACAGCAGCATCGAGCAGCTGAAACTGCTCCTGGAGAAGGAGTTTCAGAGACACCAGCCCAACTCCAAGCTGGAGAAAGCCGACATCCTGGAAGTGGCTGTCAGCTACCTgaagcagcagagccagctgcagcaCCAAA cattCATTCACAAGAACCTAGAGCAGGACTTTAACAGCGGGTACCTGCGGTGCCTCAAGGAAGCGATGCATTTTCTGTCCTACTATGAACCCAAGAAGGAAACCCAGGTGCAGCTAATCAAGCATTTCTGCAAAGCCCAGATGGGTGCAGATGTCCTGTACGCTCCTGCTCTGTGTAGTCCACCTCTGTCGCCCTGTCTGTTTGCCAGAAAGCAACCTGCCCAGAAGACTGTGGCTGCTGCTCCTACCATCTGGAGACCCTGGTAG